A genomic window from Lycium barbarum isolate Lr01 chromosome 4, ASM1917538v2, whole genome shotgun sequence includes:
- the LOC132636800 gene encoding cyclin-dependent kinase F-1-like, with translation MEAPSTKSWSIYTRPEITTKYEIFNRIGAGAYSDVYKGRRKSDSVTVALKEIHDYQSAFREIEALQTLQHCPNVVVLYEYFWREDEDAVVVLEYLETDLGCLIKEAMKWENGLSFGEIKRWMVQILCGVDACHRNSIVHRDLKPQNLLISNDGILKLADFGQARILLAPGFVANDNQQPYVQSSPYQATMVGPSHFKHISDVSSEGGLFIEGPLVQADRPGESDELRFKSFDDTDKDSNIQDGDTSCLATGTMSNVEEDLLPGTYSYDVDEGEHDCYPPLTSCVGTRWYRAPELLYGSTNYGPEIDLWSLGCIFAEVLRLEPLFPGNSDIDQLGRIFSVLGNLSEEVWPGCADLPDYKIISFGKVDKPTGLEACLSNRSTDEILLVKKLLCFDPAGRATAMELLHDKYLNEAPLAVPSSELRIPSKHSSQCEDSPDELGGRSDLNSDSDFDDFGPTKVSATDHGFSIQFS, from the exons ATGGAGGCACCATCAACGAAGAGTTGGAGCATCTATACCCGACCCGAAATCACAACAAAATACGAAATCTTCAACCGAATCGGTGCCGGAGCATATTCCGACGTATACAAAGGTCGCCGGAAATCAGATTCCGTCACCGTAGCACTTAAAGAAATACATGATTACCAATCTGCTTTTCGTGAAATTGAAGCATTACAAACATTACAACATTGTCCAAACGTTGTCGTTTTATACGAGTATTTCTGGAGAGAAGATGAAGATGCTGTGGTTGTATTGGAATATTTGGAGACGGATTTAGGGTGTTTGATTAAAGAAGCGATGAAATGGGAAAATGGGTTGAGTTTTGGTGAGATTAAGAGATGGATGGTTCAGATTTTATGTGGGGTTGATGCTTGTCATAGGAATTCTATTGTACATAGAGATTTGAAGCCTCAGAATTTGTTGATTTCTAATGATGGGATCTTAAAATTAGCTGATTTTGGACAG GCTAGGATACTACTGGCCCCCGGGTTCGTAGCTAATGACAATCAACAGCCATATGTACAGAGCAGTCCTTATCAGGCAACTATGGTCGGTCCATCACATTTCAAACACATCTCAGATGTGTCTTCTGAAGGAGGTCTATTTATTGAAGGGCCTCTGGTTCAAGCAGACCGTCCTGGAGAGTCGGATGAGTTGAGATTCAAGTCCTTCGATGACACTGATAAAGATAGTAATATTCAAGACGGGGACACTTCCTGTCTAGCTACAGGCACCATGAGTAACGTCGAGGAAGATCTCTTACCGGGTACATATTCCTATGATGTTGACGAAGGCGAACACGATTGTTATCCTCCACTTACGTCCTGTGTCGGAACTCGTTGGTACAGGGCACCTGAGCTACTATATGGATCCACGAATTACGGGCCGGAGATTGATTTGTGGTCACTAGGTTGTATTTTTGCAGAGGTTTTGCGTTTGGAGCCACTTTTTCCTGGAAATTCTGATATAGATCAACTAGGCAGAATTTTTAGCGTTCTGGGGAACTTATCTGAAGAAGTCTGGCCTGGTTGTGCAGATCTTCCTGATTACAAGATAATTTCATTCGGTAAAGTAGATAAACCGACTGGTTTAGAAGCATGTCTATCCAACAGGTCGACTGATGAAATTCTTCTCGTCAAAAAGTTGTTGTGTTTTGACCCAGCTGGTAGAGCTACTGCAATGGAATTACTCCATGACAAGTATCTGAATGAAGCTCCTTTGGCGGTCCCATCTTCTGAACTGAGGATTCCCTCCAAACATAGCTCTCAGTGTGAAGATTCGCCTGATGAATTGGGTGGTCGTAGTGATCTAAACTCTGACTCGGACTTTGATGATTTTGGCCCAACGAAAGTTTCAGCCACTGATCATGGTTTCTCAATTCAGTTTTCTTGA
- the LOC132636801 gene encoding rac-like GTP-binding protein ARAC7 isoform X1, with amino-acid sequence MNVSKFIKCVTVGDGAVGKTCMLICYTSNRFPTDYIPTVFDNFSANVSMDGRIVNLGLWDTAGQEDYSRLRPLSYRGADIFVLAFSLISRASYENVLKKWMPELRRFAPDVPIVLVGTKLDLRDDNRYLADHMSSNIITPAQGEELRKQIGAAAYVECSSKTQQNVKAVFDTAIKVVLQPPRRMEVASKKRHRSTGCSIVRGIVCGGCDA; translated from the exons ATGAATGTGTCAAAGTTCATTAAATGTGTCACTGTAGGTGATGGAGCTGTTGGAAAGACATGCATGTTAATTTGTTACACAAGTAACAGATTTCCCACT GATTATATTCCTACAGTGTTTGATAATTTCAGTGCTAATGTGTCTATGGATGGGAGAATTGTCAATTTGGGATTGTGGGACACTGCAG GTCAAGAAGATTATAGCAGGTTAAGACCATTAAGCTACAGAGGTGCAGACATATTTGTATTAGCTTTCTCTTTAATCAGTAGGGCAAGCTATGAAAATGTTCTCAAAAAG TGGATGCCTGAACTTCGTCGTTTTGCACCTGATGTTCCAATTGTACTCGTTGGTACAAAGTTAG ATCTTCGAGATGACAACCGATATCTAGCTGATCATATGAGCTCAAATATCATTACACCTGCCCAA GGTGAGGAGCTAAGGAAACAAATTGGTGCTGCAGCTTATGTAGAATGCAGCTCTAAAACACAACAG AATGTGAAAGCTGTTTTCGATACTGCAATCAAGGTTGTGCTTCAACCACCTAGGAGGATGGAAGTGGCAAGTAAGAAAAGACACAGAAGCACAGGTTGCTCAATTGT CAGGGGGATCGTATGCGGAGGCTGTGATGCTTAG
- the LOC132636801 gene encoding rac-like GTP-binding protein ARAC7 isoform X2, whose amino-acid sequence MNVSKFIKCVTVGDGAVGKTCMLICYTSNRFPTDYIPTVFDNFSANVSMDGRIVNLGLWDTAGQEDYSRLRPLSYRGADIFVLAFSLISRASYENVLKKWMPELRRFAPDVPIVLVGTKLDLRDDNRYLADHMSSNIITPAQGEELRKQIGAAAYVECSSKTQQNVKAVFDTAIKVVLQPPRRMEVASKKRHRSTGCSIVGIVCGGCDA is encoded by the exons ATGAATGTGTCAAAGTTCATTAAATGTGTCACTGTAGGTGATGGAGCTGTTGGAAAGACATGCATGTTAATTTGTTACACAAGTAACAGATTTCCCACT GATTATATTCCTACAGTGTTTGATAATTTCAGTGCTAATGTGTCTATGGATGGGAGAATTGTCAATTTGGGATTGTGGGACACTGCAG GTCAAGAAGATTATAGCAGGTTAAGACCATTAAGCTACAGAGGTGCAGACATATTTGTATTAGCTTTCTCTTTAATCAGTAGGGCAAGCTATGAAAATGTTCTCAAAAAG TGGATGCCTGAACTTCGTCGTTTTGCACCTGATGTTCCAATTGTACTCGTTGGTACAAAGTTAG ATCTTCGAGATGACAACCGATATCTAGCTGATCATATGAGCTCAAATATCATTACACCTGCCCAA GGTGAGGAGCTAAGGAAACAAATTGGTGCTGCAGCTTATGTAGAATGCAGCTCTAAAACACAACAG AATGTGAAAGCTGTTTTCGATACTGCAATCAAGGTTGTGCTTCAACCACCTAGGAGGATGGAAGTGGCAAGTAAGAAAAGACACAGAAGCACAGGTTGCTCAATTGT GGGGATCGTATGCGGAGGCTGTGATGCTTAG
- the LOC132636803 gene encoding protein NRT1/ PTR FAMILY 1.2-like has translation MEKKESYSEIVKTSEDVSDGKKGGLKTMPFIIANEAFEKVASVGLHANMILYLKNEYHLTNAAGTNILFWWGAISNFTPIFGAFLADSYLGRFYVITLGTFISLIGMVVLWLTAILKEARPYPCNLESRNCSKPSLAQFAFLFSAFALMSIGAGGIRPCSLAFGADQFDNPKNPNNGRILQSFFNWYYAAVGISVLISVTVIVYIQTQFHWVVGFGVPAGLMFLATIFFLLGSALFIRIKENKSLFTGFAQVVAVAWKNKHLALPPVDSNGWYHHEKGSRFTLPTHKLRFLNKACIIRNPEKDLNPSGTSSNPWNLCTIQQVEEFKALLKVIPIWSTGIIIAVTLSQQAFPVLQANTMDRHLTKGSNFQIPAGSFGAFGILTLTIWIAIYDRVLVPWISKFTRKPRGLSFKQRMGIGLLLSCAAQAAAALVERERRSRALSQGLADHPLSEVDMSAMWLVPQHCLTGIAEAFNAIGQIEFYYSQFPKSMASIGVALFSLGMGFGNLAGSLIVEIVNHASRRGGKVSWVSNNLNLGHYDYYYWVICLLSVGNFFYFIVCAWAYGSDEDMRIWEEDQAEKKGEIVML, from the exons ATGGAGAAAAAGGAAAGCTATTCAGAAATAGTGAAGACTTCTGAGGATGTCTCAGATGGAAAAAAAGGTGGCCTTAAAACCATGCCTTTTATTATTG CAAATGAGGCATTCGAGAAGGTTGCAAGTGTAGGACTACATGCAAATATGATTTTGTACCTGAAAAATGAGTATCACTTAACCAATGCAGCAGGGACAAATATTCTTTTCTGGTGGGGTGCCATATCGAATTTCACACCTATTTTTGGAGCTTTTCTTGCTGATTCTTACTTGGGTCGGTTTTATGTGATTACTTTAGGGACATTCATCAGCCTTATT GGAATGGTGGTCTTGTGGTTAACAGCAATACTAAAAGAAGCAAGGCCATATCCTTGCAACTTAGAATCTAGAAATTGTTCAAAACCAAGCCTTGCCCAATTTGCATTTCTCTTTTCAGCATTTGCATTGATGTCTATTGGAGCTGGTGGAATTAGGCCATGTTCATTAGCCTTTGGTGCAGACCAATTTGACAATCCTAAAAATCCCAACAATGGAAGGATCTTGCAGAGTTTCTTCAATTG GTATTATGCAGCAGTAGGGATATCAGTATTGATTTCAGTAACTGTCATAGTGTATATTCAGACACAATTTCACTGGGTGGTGGGTTTTGGAGTGCCTGCAGGACTCATGTttttggcaacaatttttttccttttgggtTCTGCACTTTTCATTAGGATAAAAGAAAATAAGAGTTTGTTTACTGGATTTGCTCAAGTTGTTGCTGTGGCATGGAAAAACAAACACCTTGCTTTGCCTCCTGTGGATTCTAATGGATGGTATCATCATGAGAAGGGTTCAAGATTTACTCTCCCAACCCATAAACTAAG GTTCCTAAATAAGGCATGCATCATTAGAAACCCAGAGAAAGACTTGAACCCTAGTGGAACATCTTCAAATCCATGGAACCTTTGCACAATTCAACAAGTAGAAGAATTCAAAGCATTGCTCAAAGTAATCCCAATTTGGTCCACAGGCATTATAATAGCAGTAACACTAAGCCAACAAGCCTTTCCAGTGCTACAAGCAAACACAATGGACAGACATTTAACAAAAGGAAGTAATTTCCAAATCCCAGCAGGTTCTTTTGGTGCATTTGGAATCCTCACATTGACAATATGGATAGCCATCTACGACCGAGTCCTCGTGCCCTGGATCTCCAAATTCACCAGAAAACCACGAGGTCTCAGCTTCAAACAACGTATGGGGATCGGGCTGTTACTTTCCTGTGCGGCCCAGGCAGCGGCCGCACTAGTGGAAAGAGAAAGACGTTCGCGAGCCCTTAGTCAGGGGCTCGCAGACCATCCGCTGTCAGAAGTGGACATGTCAGCAATGTGGCTAGTTCCGCAACATTGTTTAACGGGAATAGCCGAGGCGTTCAACGCGATCGGACAAATAGAATTTTATTATTCTCAATTCCCTAAGAGCATGGCTAGTATTGGAGTGGCACTATTTTCACTAGGCATGGGATTTGGAAATTTGGCTGGAAGTTTAATTGTGGAAATTGTTAATCATGCTTCAAGAAGAGGAGGGAAAGTGAGTTGGGTGTCAAATAACTTGAATTTAGGTCACtatgattattattattgggTTATTTGTTTGTTGAGTGTTGGGAATTTCTTCTACTTCATTGTGTGCGCTTGGGCTTATGGATCTGACGAAGATATGAGAATTTGGGAGGAAGATCAAGCTGAAAAAAAAGGAGAGATTGTTATGTTATAG